A part of Streptantibioticus cattleyicolor NRRL 8057 = DSM 46488 genomic DNA contains:
- a CDS encoding helix-turn-helix transcriptional regulator translates to MKPITVSVLANDPVTGEGAVSWLSSHKEIQASYCSERLPADILLVLATEVTGDTLSRVEQVQHETSDHTLPVVMVAHELPEHHLLRAIDLGLVSFLPRQQSCFEEVRRAVMGAVTHGIERCGDVQQALIKQIKAIRDTVLVPHGLNVAGLADREVEVLRLLADGWSTKQIATKLSYSERTVKSIVHSIVTRLNLRNRTHAVVYALRLGIL, encoded by the coding sequence GTGAAACCCATCACCGTGTCCGTACTTGCCAATGACCCGGTCACCGGAGAAGGAGCCGTCTCGTGGCTTTCGTCGCACAAGGAGATCCAGGCGAGCTACTGCTCCGAGCGTCTCCCCGCCGACATCCTGCTGGTACTGGCGACAGAGGTCACCGGGGACACGCTTTCCCGGGTGGAACAGGTCCAGCACGAGACCTCGGACCACACGCTCCCCGTGGTCATGGTCGCCCATGAACTTCCCGAGCACCATCTCCTGCGCGCGATCGACCTCGGTCTGGTGAGCTTCTTACCCCGTCAGCAGAGTTGCTTCGAAGAAGTGCGGCGGGCCGTCATGGGCGCCGTGACCCACGGCATCGAACGGTGCGGGGACGTGCAACAGGCCCTGATCAAGCAGATCAAGGCCATCAGGGACACCGTCCTCGTGCCGCACGGGTTGAACGTCGCCGGCCTGGCGGACAGAGAGGTCGAAGTGCTCCGCCTGCTGGCCGACGGGTGGAGCACGAAGCAGATCGCCACAAAGCTCAGTTATTCGGAACGAACCGTGAAGAGCATCGTGCACAGCATCGTCACACGGCTCAACCTCCGCAACCGCACGCACGCCGTCGTGTACGCGCTCCGCTTGGGCATTCTGTGA
- a CDS encoding phosphopantetheine-binding protein, translating to MDNEVRHSVTRIWEDVLRLDDLAAGDNFFELGGHSLSASQVISRIRDSLQVEVSLAAFFEYPTIAELAHFVARQRALAHADGPRREKGEG from the coding sequence TTGGACAACGAGGTGCGGCACTCGGTCACCCGCATATGGGAAGACGTGCTCCGCCTGGACGATCTGGCTGCCGGAGACAACTTCTTCGAGCTGGGAGGCCATTCGCTCTCCGCTTCCCAGGTCATCTCCCGCATACGGGACTCGTTACAGGTCGAGGTGTCGCTCGCCGCCTTCTTCGAGTACCCCACGATCGCCGAACTCGCCCACTTCGTGGCGCGGCAGCGCGCACTGGCGCACGCGGACGGCCCCCGCCGGGAGAAGGGCGAGGGCTGA